Genomic window (Cellulosilyticum lentocellum DSM 5427):
CTGTATTAGCACTTTATACCTTACCAAAGAAAAGCGATGTTATTAAAGTGATAGTTGCTAGACTTTTTCTTAGTAGTATTTTTGGCGGAAGTGTATCGGGGCTAATGTATGGTAGTATGGGTGCAGTACTTAGTTTTTTGATTATGGTAGTGATTAAGGACGGATTAAAAGAAAAAGTAAGTATTATAGGAGTAAGTGCGGCAGGTGCAGTATTCCATAATATTGGTCAGCTCTTAGTAGCGGCATTTATTGTGAGAAATATAGGCGTTATGCTATATTTGCCATTCTTGTCCTTGGCAGGAATTGTAACTGGTATTTTTGTGGGAATGGCAGCGAATTATGTAATAGGGCACATGAATAAACTTACTATATTTAGAGATATCATGGAAATAGAAAAGAGGAATCATTAATGCATAAACTCTGGGATAGTTATCCAGAAATCAAAAAAGAGCTAGAAGTAGTTATAGACCTTATGGATGAAAATGCTTATTGCAAAGATAAGGTAATTGAAAGTTCTATTAAGGATATGATTCATTCAAATGGGAAAATGATTCGACCAGGCTTTTCTATCATTGCAGCAAAGTTTGGTGAGTACGAAGAAGAGCGAACAAGGGTGTTAGCCGCAGTCATGGAGTTTTTCCATATGGCGACACTTGTACATGATGATGTGATTGATGATGCAAAGCTTCGTAGAGGAAAAGAGACGGTCCAATCAAAATATGGGAAGGACTATGCAGTTTATATTGGTGATTATCTATTTTGTATCTGCTTTAAGCTTTTAGCAAGCACGGCCTCTCTGCAAAGCATTCAAATAGATAGTAAGGCTATGTCTAGAATTTGCTTAGGAGAAGTAGAACAACTTAACTCACGTTTTGATAAAAATGTATCAGTTAAAAATTATTTAAAGCGTGTTTCAGGAAAAACAGCAGAATTATTTTCACTAAGCCTTTATATAGGAGCTGCAGAAAGTAATTGTGATAAAAAACTGAGTAGACTATTTTGGAATATCGGACATAATATAGGAATGGCTTTTCAAATTATTGATGATATCTTAGATTATGTTAGTGATACGAATACATTAGGCAAAGATAGTGCCAATGACCTTAAGGATGGGTTGTATACCTTGCCTCTCATTTATGTGTTAGAGAAACAGCCAAAGGAGCTTTTAACTATTCTAGATAAAGAAATATATGAGGATGAAGATATTGCAGCTATTTTTAAGCTAACTCATGAATTAGGCGGAATAGAGAGTGCTAGAAACTTAGCTAAAAAATATACTGATAAAGCTTATAAATTAATAGGTCAATTACCAGATAATGAATATAAAAGCATGCTCAAGGAAATGAGTAGGGTGCTTTTAGAAAGAGCATATTAATAACTGGGTAGGAATAAATACATGAAAAGGTGTAGCAAGTTTTAAGTTTGCTACACCTTTTTTGTATTGAGACGAAATAATTATTCAGTGAATAAATTGTAGGCATTTCAAATGACTTATTAAGGAAGAGAATCATGCCTTTACTTGAAATATGGTGTATACTAAAAAGAATAGTAAGGTTTACAAAGAATAAAATACTCACTATATACGATGAGAGCCATTTAACCATTAATAAAGAAGAGAAGGGAGCATAATAATGGACAAAGTACTTTTAACTATAGACTGGGATTATTTTATTAATGTACATAGTCAGCACTATATGTCTTATAGAGAAAATCAAGTTAACTTATTAGAAGAGTGGTATAGGCGTCATTTAATTTGCTTACAAAGAAATGAACACTTGGAGAACTTTTATAATTTGACACCTTTTTACAAAACGTTTTGGAAGCAAGCTAAAAAAGCTCTGAAGCTAAAGAAGACGATAACTATTATCGTAACTGAGGGGCATGAAGAAGCCTATAAGATTGCTAAAGAGTGGGATTGCACAGAAGTATATTCTTTAGATGCTCACAGTGATTTGGGCTATGGTGGTTTGGCAGCATTAGAGTTTGAAATAAACTGTGCCAATTGGTTAGGAAAGTTACTAAAGGAAAAGTATATAAATAAGGCTAATATTATTTACAGTCCCTATACGAAAGAAGATGCAGAAGATTTTAAGGAAATAATGGATGCTTATGAAGTACACTTTCTTAGTTTAGAGGAATTATTTACAAGGGAAATAGACGTAGCAGCTATTCATATATGTCGTTCAGGTCCTTGGACTCCTCCATGGTATGACGAAGCGCTAGATGAGTTTATCAAGCAAATCAGTGAATCGCCAGTATTGCAAATAGAAGTAAAGAGAAGCTGGCAACCTAAGGCACTAAACTTAGCAGACCAAATTAATTGTTTTATGGGGATTCTTTAAAAGGTAAAAAGCTCAGAGATATAGATGTAATAAGAATAAGAATAAGATATGAAAAAATAACCAAACTATCCTTAAGAATATAAGGGTAGGAATGAAACTAATGATGAACTCTTTATTATCAAAAAGTAAAATAGATGTACCAGATACGCTTTTAAAAGGAACAGTGATGGTCTTAGTAACTTTTATAGCAGGATTTTTATTTGGAAAAAGTAGTATGATGATTGCTTTTGTTATTTTATTGGGGGCAAATACTTTTGAAAAGCAAAATTTAAGAGTACAAACAGTAAGGAAGATTGCAAAACTGATTTTAATAGATACCCTGATTGTTTGTTTAGCCTTTCTAGCATCCCAAAATAGGTGGTGGGGAATACCTATTAATATGGCTACTTTGTTTGTTATTACTTATTATTTTGTTTCACCCTATGATCAAATGGCATATAAAACCTTTATCATGCTTTATGTGTTTTCACAGTATAATACTATAGAACTTAGTGCATTACCTAGTAGGTTATTATTAGTCGTATTTGTCTTAGTGGTTATGTTGGGAACTACTTTAATTAAACAGCACAAGAATAAGGCACTTTTAGATCCCAATATCGGTAAGGCTTGGGAAGTAATTAATGAACAACTAAAGTGTATTCTAGAAGGACATTATGATGAAGCACTTAGTTCTACTTGCAATAAGTATATGAATGAAGTAGCACATAGCATTTATTTAACAGGCTATAGGCGATATTTAACCACTTATGTAGGAAAGATACAGTTTCAATTCTATATGAATATTAGCTATTTTAATGTTCTCTTAGTGCAGCTATCATGTGAGTATCAAAGAGGGCGCTTTGACAAAAAGGCATTGCAGAAACTTATAGGTATTACAGAAGTTATTGATAGCTATTTTAAAAGACAAATAACACGAACAAAAGTGATTAGAATTTTATGGCGCTTTTTAGAAGAACATAGCGTAGCTAATGGATTTGAAGAAGAAATAGTAGATATGATTTATGGGATTTATAGCAATTTCGTTGAACTAAATATTTTAGATTATAAGACAAGAGATAAACTCTATTATAATTGGCAGCGGTCTAATCTAGAGCATGTACAAATGAGTATAAAAACCATTTGCAATCCTAAGAGTATAAGCTTTAATTTTGCTATGCGTATGTCTTTTATTTTATCTGTAAGTCTATCTTTAGCAGATTTATTAGGCTTTTATAAAATCATTTGGGTGGTTATTCCCATTATTTCTATTACAGCACCTTACTATGAGGATACTATTAGGAAGAAGAAGGATAGGATAAAAAGTAATGTATTAGCAGCTATTATTGTAGGCATAGTCATTAATGTCATAGGAACCTGGTGGATTAATTTAGTACTTTTAATAGGTGGCTATTATTTGATCTATGCTTTTAATGACTATTATCGCATCTCATTCTTTTTAACTATTGTCTCCATGAGTTTATCGGCATTTAGTAGTGGGGTTAATGTCCTAGTTTTTTACCGAATCATTTATGTGATAATAGGTGCTACTGTAGCAGAGTTAAGTGCTAGGCTGGTGCCTTATAAAATAGAGGATGGTATTAAGGAGTTAATTAAGGAAATTGACAAGCTTAATACTGTATTAGAACAGCAAAGTATTGCTAGTTTAGAAGGAAAAGAAAATAAGCATTATATAAGAGATACGATTATTCATTCGGCAGTTTTATGCCAAAAACTTTCTATGAAAAATGAAAGCTACAAAGACCCTAAGGTAGCAGCCATTATTAATGTTAATACAGAATTTGCTATAAGGCTGGGCCATAAGCTTTTAAGGAATACTTAGGTGCAAGAAAAGTGAAGTAGGCAGAAGAGAAGGGATAAGCTATAATAGACTTATAGAGAGAAGGGAAGGTGCATCATGAATAAAAAAGCCATTTTTTTAGATATAGATGGAACACTTGTTAATCATCATGGGAAAATACCAGACTCAGCTAGAGAAGCTATTGCAGCAGCAAGAAAAAAAGGACATGTTATTTTTGTGTGTACAGGACGCTCTAGAGCTGAGATACCTGAAGAAATTTTTAAAATGAATCTAGATGGCATTATAGGAGCAGCAGGTGGTTATGTAGAATTAGAAGGAAAAGCTATTCATGAAGTTTATATTCCTAAGGAAGAAGTCACACATATTGTGAACTTTTTTGAGGCCAACCATATTGAATTTTATTTAGAGGCCACTAGTCAGGTTTATGCCAGTAAAGGTGGAAAAGCCTATTTGATGGCGATGATGAATGCTAATATCGCCCGTTATCCAGATGCTAAAGAAGATCTTGAAAAAAATATGCTTTCTTTTATTGCACATATGCAAGATGAGGGAGATATCATAAGAGAAGATATTAATAAAGTCACTTTTATGGGAGCTCAATTGTCTTTAAAAGAAGTGCAAGAAGAGTTTAAAGAGAACTTCGTAGCTATTCCAGGGTCTTATGGACGAGAAGGAGAACTATGCGGTGAACTTATGCTAAAAGAAGTGCATAAAGCAACAGGAATAGAGATTGTACTCAAAGCGCTAGGTATTGAGCAGAAGGATACTTATGCTTATGGGGATAGTTATAATGATATAGAGATGCTACAATATGTAGCTTGTGGTGTGGCAATGTCAAATGGTGCAGAGGCTCTAAAGAAAGTGGCGGATGATATCACAGATTCTCCTGATGAGGATGGTTTATATAAAAGCTTTAAGAAATATGGATTAATTTAAGTAAGAAAATGCTGGACAGCCACAGATGGTACATTGATGTGGCCGTTCAGCATTTTTATTGTTAGAGTAATTTTATAACCTTTTATTTTTTAAAATGCACCAAAGGATAATGGTTATGACAAAGCCAATCCAGTAAACAATACCTGTCTGTAAGCACAATAACGTATATCCTTCTATACTAGACAGGGTTTTTAAAATTCGATAAAATCCTATAGACATACATATAAGGCTAATCGAATGAGAACACAAAAAATAGTAAGCAAAAGATTTTTTTAAAATTTGGAGAGCTCCATAGAAAAAGACTACAGCCCCAATGCCTATACCAAGATATAAAAATCTAGCTACAAATGGTCCTATTTCATACGCCTGTAACCCCAAAGGGTAAGTATGGTTATTTACCCATGAATAAGAAAGGTACATAATTAAAATGACTATTATTGCCGTGGTTAATACGAGTATCTGACCGAGCCATAAATCCCAGTTTCTTTGTCTGCTTTTTTCAAACCTTCTATAGCATAAAAAACCACCGGTTAAAATAACTAATGGAAGCACCACATAAGATAACTTTACGCTTGTATGAATATTTCCGATGTTATTCCACGCAATCATAAGTAATAATGCAGTAATACATACGAATACAATGAGGCTAATGACTGATTTTCGATCGCAATTTTTTCTAATCTTACCCAGATATTTCAAATCACTTTTATTCTTCTCTTCATTATCCATCTGCAGGTTTTTGGGTAGGAGGATCTCCTGTTTCATATCTGAATAAAGTTTTTTGCACCTTTCACATTCAATAAAATGTTCTTGAATATCCTTAGAGGTATTTTCATTAGTTAGATTTTCAATATAGGAAGGCATTAAATCCTCAACAATATAACAATTTAATTTCATGACTTTTAGCTCCTTTCCATTTCTTTGATGTATTCTTGTAGCTTTCGCTTGGCTCTAAAGAAATTAGTTCTAGCCCATGTTTCACTTTTTCCTAGTAATTCCCCAATCTCTGCAAAACTTAGTTCGGATGTAATTCGGAGGATGACAACCTCTCTCATGTCGTTTGGTAATTTTTGCAGCATGTGATAAAAAGTGTTTTTTTCCTCTTTTAGAATATAAGTCTTTAATGGATCAAATAAGTTTATATTGGTCAAAGGTATTGCGATCTCTTCTATGGAGTATAAATCCTTTTTTTTACGCAAGTACTGTAGCCACACATGCCTAGCAATTTGACATAGCCAAGTAGATGCTTTACATTCTCCACGAAAATGGGCATAGGATAAAAATGCTTGGTAAAAGGTTTCTTGCGTTAATTCTTCTGCGAGTTCATGGCTTCCTGTCATTCGAAAAAGGAAGAGGTAAACCATTTTGCTATGCCTTTCGTAGAGTTTATTCATATCATTATTTTGCAATACATCACCTTCTTTCCGAAACATGTTTCTATTTCATTAGTGTAATTTCTTTTTGATTCGTGACAATTTATTTTTCGGCTTTTTATTAAAAAGAGGTCAACTTACTTGTTTGTTGAACAGGAGATCCTTTTAAAGGTATTAATTAAGAAGGCAATTAATAAATATGATAAAATACTTATAATAATACGTGATCAAGGGTGGAAATATTCTATCTATTCCGATATAATGTAAAGGTATGTGATATACATATAATGATTTAAGGGGGAACGAAGTTGGAAGAAAATAATCAAAATGAAGTAATGAGCACAAAAAATAGTGAAAAGGGTAATAAGAAGATTGTAGTACTCATTGCATGTATTGTGGGAGTATTAGCAATAACAGTAGGTTTATTAGCTATGGGTGGTTTAGGAAATAATGGTTCTAAAGTTAAATTGAGAACGTTAAAGGGTACACCACAAGAAATAGTACATACAGCGCTTCTTAATACACAAGACAAGTTAGCTAGTGAGATGACATTACTTGAAGAAAGAAATGGTGGCAAGGTTTTAGCTGATATTTTAAAATCAGAAGCGGCTGATATGAACTTTAATGTAAAAATTAAAGGTGTAAGCGGCATGGAAAATGAGAGCATTATTAATGCAGTTGTAAAAGATCTAGCTGTTCAAGGTGATTTGGCTTATACTAAAGACGGAAAGTACTGGAATGCTGATTTAAAAGCAAAGCAAGGTGATTTAGAATTGGTTGGTGCGACGCTTTATAAAGCTGACCAAGAATTAGGAATTGATATTCCTAAAGTACTAGGAAATCCATATGCTATTAAATTAGATACTTTATTTGAAGACTTACAAGACTCACCGATATATGCACTAGGGGGCGGAGAAAGTATTGATGAAGCACAAATAGAAGAAGTTAAAGAAATGTTTACTGCTATAGGTGACTATTTTAATGGCATTTTAGGCATGGCAGATAATAAAGAGTATATTGACAAGGTTAATAAATTATATGAAGATACCATTAAAGGCTTGGATATAGAAAAGCTTAATGAAAAAGTAGAAGGCTACGATGTTTATGAGGTTACTTTAACTGGTGAGCAAATGGCCAATTTTAATAAAGAACAAATGGCTATTATTATGGAACTAGATTTTGCTGACCGCCTATTTAATTTAGTAGCAAAATACTCAGGTGTTACTCAAGAAGAATTATTAGAACAAATAGCACAAGGCAGTACATATGGTGATGTAGATGTAAAATTTGAACTTCATGTAGATGATTATTTTATTCGATCAGGAGTGTGCACTATTATTGATAATGCATATGATGAAGAGATGATAAGTGTTGAATTTAATTTGGGTGATAAAGAAAATTTACTTAATGAGATTGGCTTTTCGTTTGGAGTAAATGATGAGGCTCAAGTAGAAGTGGCATTTAATAATAATTTGGGTGAAAAAGGTAGTGTATTCGAACAAGCTTTCAAAGTAAGCATTACATCTGATGGAGAAACAGGTTTTATTAGCTATAATACGTCTTATGATTCAAAAGCTAAGGATAATAACTTTGAAGTTAACTTCGAAGCAACACTTCCTTACACAGGGTCAGCTACTATAGCAGGAAAAGGAACCAAAGTAGTAAGTGCAAAAGAAATATCTACTACTATAGATGAATTAACTTGTAAAGTAAGTGATGATTACAGTAATGAAATGCAAGTTAATTTTGCAGTAGAATATGGTGCAAAGGCTATTAAAGCAAAAGATGTTAAGTTTGAAAGTAAAGAAGAAGTAAAATATGTTTTGGAACTTACTACAGCAGAATTAATGGCTATAGCTCAAAGTATACAAAATAATATTCAATCAATAGGATCAGCTTTCTTACAATAAAATAGACGTAAAAGGAGGATAAGGAATGAATGTAGAATCTCGTATGGATGAATTTGAAAAAGTGTCACACAAGACTACTAAGCAAGATGTTAAAGAACGTATGGGTGAATTTGATCCAGTAGATAAAGTACAAAAGCAACTTACGAAAGAAAAATCTAGCACATTACCTTATAGCCTCAAACGCTACAAAACTTGTCCTCACTGTGGGGAGTTCATGGAAATTCATGAGCTAAAAGAAACAGAAGCGACTTATATTTGCAAAAGCTGTGAACAAAGAACGACTATAAAAATAAAATAATAAAAACATCCTCTTATTTGAAGTATTAAAGATAAGAGGATGTTTTACTATCTACCTCTATAGGCAATGTTGAGTATGAAAAGGATG
Coding sequences:
- a CDS encoding Gx transporter family protein, producing the protein MQKTRHLIYMSLLVALALVLHLIERNIPVPFMTPGAKLGLANLITVLALYTLPKKSDVIKVIVARLFLSSIFGGSVSGLMYGSMGAVLSFLIMVVIKDGLKEKVSIIGVSAAGAVFHNIGQLLVAAFIVRNIGVMLYLPFLSLAGIVTGIFVGMAANYVIGHMNKLTIFRDIMEIEKRNH
- a CDS encoding polyprenyl synthetase family protein, coding for MHKLWDSYPEIKKELEVVIDLMDENAYCKDKVIESSIKDMIHSNGKMIRPGFSIIAAKFGEYEEERTRVLAAVMEFFHMATLVHDDVIDDAKLRRGKETVQSKYGKDYAVYIGDYLFCICFKLLASTASLQSIQIDSKAMSRICLGEVEQLNSRFDKNVSVKNYLKRVSGKTAELFSLSLYIGAAESNCDKKLSRLFWNIGHNIGMAFQIIDDILDYVSDTNTLGKDSANDLKDGLYTLPLIYVLEKQPKELLTILDKEIYEDEDIAAIFKLTHELGGIESARNLAKKYTDKAYKLIGQLPDNEYKSMLKEMSRVLLERAY
- a CDS encoding FUSC family protein — translated: MNSLLSKSKIDVPDTLLKGTVMVLVTFIAGFLFGKSSMMIAFVILLGANTFEKQNLRVQTVRKIAKLILIDTLIVCLAFLASQNRWWGIPINMATLFVITYYFVSPYDQMAYKTFIMLYVFSQYNTIELSALPSRLLLVVFVLVVMLGTTLIKQHKNKALLDPNIGKAWEVINEQLKCILEGHYDEALSSTCNKYMNEVAHSIYLTGYRRYLTTYVGKIQFQFYMNISYFNVLLVQLSCEYQRGRFDKKALQKLIGITEVIDSYFKRQITRTKVIRILWRFLEEHSVANGFEEEIVDMIYGIYSNFVELNILDYKTRDKLYYNWQRSNLEHVQMSIKTICNPKSISFNFAMRMSFILSVSLSLADLLGFYKIIWVVIPIISITAPYYEDTIRKKKDRIKSNVLAAIIVGIVINVIGTWWINLVLLIGGYYLIYAFNDYYRISFFLTIVSMSLSAFSSGVNVLVFYRIIYVIIGATVAELSARLVPYKIEDGIKELIKEIDKLNTVLEQQSIASLEGKENKHYIRDTIIHSAVLCQKLSMKNESYKDPKVAAIINVNTEFAIRLGHKLLRNT
- a CDS encoding Cof-type HAD-IIB family hydrolase, with the protein product MNKKAIFLDIDGTLVNHHGKIPDSAREAIAAARKKGHVIFVCTGRSRAEIPEEIFKMNLDGIIGAAGGYVELEGKAIHEVYIPKEEVTHIVNFFEANHIEFYLEATSQVYASKGGKAYLMAMMNANIARYPDAKEDLEKNMLSFIAHMQDEGDIIREDINKVTFMGAQLSLKEVQEEFKENFVAIPGSYGREGELCGELMLKEVHKATGIEIVLKALGIEQKDTYAYGDSYNDIEMLQYVACGVAMSNGAEALKKVADDITDSPDEDGLYKSFKKYGLI
- a CDS encoding zf-HC2 domain-containing protein, with translation MKLNCYIVEDLMPSYIENLTNENTSKDIQEHFIECERCKKLYSDMKQEILLPKNLQMDNEEKNKSDLKYLGKIRKNCDRKSVISLIVFVCITALLLMIAWNNIGNIHTSVKLSYVVLPLVILTGGFLCYRRFEKSRQRNWDLWLGQILVLTTAIIVILIMYLSYSWVNNHTYPLGLQAYEIGPFVARFLYLGIGIGAVVFFYGALQILKKSFAYYFLCSHSISLICMSIGFYRILKTLSSIEGYTLLCLQTGIVYWIGFVITIILWCILKNKRL
- a CDS encoding RNA polymerase sigma factor; this translates as MQNNDMNKLYERHSKMVYLFLFRMTGSHELAEELTQETFYQAFLSYAHFRGECKASTWLCQIARHVWLQYLRKKKDLYSIEEIAIPLTNINLFDPLKTYILKEEKNTFYHMLQKLPNDMREVVILRITSELSFAEIGELLGKSETWARTNFFRAKRKLQEYIKEMERS